From Actinopolymorpha cephalotaxi, one genomic window encodes:
- the kdpF gene encoding K(+)-transporting ATPase subunit F: protein MNVANLVGLVLAVALIVYLLLALVKPEKF, encoded by the coding sequence GTGAACGTCGCGAACCTCGTCGGCCTGGTTCTTGCGGTCGCGCTGATCGTCTATCTCCTGCTCGCCCTCGTGAAACCGGAGAAGTTCTAG
- a CDS encoding APC family permease, translated as MAEPSNTGGRSVSRGLRQWLLEGMPRRSRRLAAFSEPDHSHPRSPWWKVMCLTGLDYFSTLGYQPGIAALAAGLLSPLATVVLVLVTLFGALPVYRRVARESPHGMGSIAMLERLLPFWRGKLFVLGLLGFAATDFVITMTLSAADATAHVINNPHVPAVFDTHQVGITLVFLAVLGAVFLKGFKEAIGVAVALVAVFLTLNAVVVTVGLWHVVTAPHVVADWSRALTTQHGDVFLMIALALLVFPRLALGLSGFETGVAVMPHIKGDPDDTEERPTGRIRGTRKLLTTAALIMSVFLITSSIVTTLLIPAKAFQPGQPAYGRALAYVAHEYLGSGFGSVYDLSTVAILWFAGASAMAGLLNLLPRYLPRYGMAPHWAQAARPMVLVLTGVAFLITWIFQADVNAQGGAYATGVLVLITSAAVAVTIAARRAREHHWTTAFGVIAAVFVYTTLANIAERPDGVKIGACFIAAIIAVSLLSRSYRAFELRVTEVTLDETAQRFVRDCARRRVRLVANEPGAGDVAEYREKLRQIRADADVPVEDDIIFAEVLVRDPSEFESSLNVHGLVLHGKYRVLRMESSTVPNALAALLLDIRDRTGMRPHIHFEWTEGNPLTNLARFLLIGVGEVAPVTREVLREAEPDPARRPHVHVG; from the coding sequence GTGGCCGAACCCAGCAACACCGGCGGCCGGTCGGTTTCGCGAGGTTTGCGCCAGTGGCTGTTGGAGGGGATGCCCCGCCGGTCCCGGCGGCTGGCGGCGTTCAGCGAACCGGACCACTCCCATCCACGCAGTCCCTGGTGGAAGGTGATGTGCCTGACCGGGCTGGACTACTTCTCCACGCTCGGATACCAGCCCGGGATCGCGGCCCTGGCGGCCGGCCTGCTCTCGCCGCTGGCCACGGTCGTACTGGTGCTGGTCACCCTCTTCGGTGCGCTGCCGGTCTACCGCCGGGTGGCGCGGGAGAGCCCGCACGGCATGGGGTCGATCGCGATGCTCGAACGCCTGCTGCCGTTCTGGAGAGGCAAGCTGTTCGTGCTCGGGCTGCTGGGATTCGCGGCCACCGACTTCGTCATCACCATGACGCTGTCCGCCGCCGACGCCACCGCGCACGTCATCAACAACCCGCACGTGCCCGCGGTGTTCGACACCCACCAGGTCGGCATCACCCTGGTGTTTCTTGCCGTTCTCGGGGCGGTGTTCCTGAAGGGGTTCAAGGAGGCGATCGGGGTGGCGGTCGCCCTGGTCGCGGTCTTCCTCACCCTGAACGCCGTCGTCGTCACCGTCGGACTGTGGCACGTGGTCACCGCACCGCACGTCGTCGCCGACTGGAGCCGGGCACTGACCACCCAGCACGGCGACGTGTTCTTGATGATCGCCCTTGCACTGCTGGTTTTTCCCAGGCTGGCACTGGGCCTGTCAGGCTTCGAGACCGGTGTGGCGGTGATGCCGCACATCAAGGGCGATCCCGACGACACCGAGGAGCGGCCGACCGGCCGGATCCGGGGCACGCGGAAGCTCCTCACCACCGCCGCGCTGATCATGAGCGTCTTCCTGATCACCAGCAGTATCGTCACCACGTTGCTCATTCCGGCGAAGGCCTTCCAGCCCGGACAGCCCGCCTATGGACGGGCACTGGCCTACGTCGCGCACGAGTACCTCGGCAGCGGGTTCGGCAGCGTGTACGACCTGTCCACGGTGGCGATCCTGTGGTTCGCCGGGGCGTCGGCGATGGCCGGACTGCTGAACCTCCTGCCGCGATACCTGCCGAGGTACGGCATGGCACCGCACTGGGCGCAGGCTGCCCGCCCGATGGTGCTGGTGCTGACCGGAGTGGCGTTCCTCATCACCTGGATCTTCCAGGCGGACGTCAACGCACAGGGTGGGGCGTACGCGACCGGCGTGCTCGTGCTGATCACCTCCGCCGCCGTGGCGGTGACCATCGCCGCCCGCCGCGCACGCGAACACCACTGGACCACGGCGTTCGGCGTGATCGCGGCGGTCTTCGTCTACACGACTCTGGCCAACATCGCCGAACGCCCCGACGGGGTGAAGATCGGCGCCTGCTTCATCGCCGCCATCATCGCCGTCTCGTTGCTGTCCCGCTCCTACCGCGCCTTCGAGTTGCGGGTCACCGAGGTCACCCTGGACGAGACGGCTCAGCGGTTCGTCCGTGACTGCGCCCGGCGCAGGGTGCGGCTGGTCGCGAACGAGCCCGGCGCGGGTGACGTGGCGGAGTACCGCGAGAAGCTCCGCCAGATTCGTGCGGACGCCGACGTCCCGGTCGAGGACGACATCATCTTCGCCGAGGTCCTCGTCCGCGACCCGTCGGAGTTCGAGTCCAGTCTGAACGTGCACGGATTGGTCCTGCACGGCAAGTACCGCGTACTGCGGATGGAAAGCTCCACGGTGCCCAACGCGCTGGCCGCCCTGCTGCTGGACATCCGCGACCGCACCGGAATGCGCCCGCACATCCATTTCGAGTGGACCGAGGGCAACCCGCTCACCAACCTGGCGAGGTTCCTCCTCATCGGCGTGGGCGAGGTCGCCCCGGTCACCCGGGAGGTTCTGCGCGAGGCCGAGCCCGATCCGGCCCGGCGCCCGCACGTCCACGTGGGCTGA
- a CDS encoding VOC family protein yields the protein MTEPVLRKVDAVTVPVPDLDSGLAFYRERLGHALVWRNDAVGQAGLRLPDSDTELVLTTEQTYAPNWLVGSVDEAAEAVRVAGGRIVSGPSDIPVGRVVVAADPFGNLLVLVDLSKGLYVTDEAGAVTGIA from the coding sequence ATGACGGAGCCCGTGCTGCGCAAGGTTGACGCTGTTACGGTCCCGGTGCCCGACCTGGACAGCGGGCTCGCCTTCTACCGCGAGCGTCTCGGCCACGCCCTGGTGTGGCGTAACGACGCCGTCGGGCAGGCAGGGCTGCGGCTCCCGGACAGCGACACCGAACTCGTCCTCACCACCGAGCAGACGTACGCCCCCAACTGGCTGGTGGGCTCCGTCGACGAGGCGGCGGAGGCCGTCCGCGTGGCGGGCGGGCGGATCGTCAGCGGACCGTCCGACATTCCGGTGGGCCGGGTCGTCGTCGCCGCCGACCCGTTCGGCAACCTCCTCGTCCTGGTGGACCTGTCCAAGGGTCTCTACGTCACCGACGAGGCCGGCGCGGTCACCGGCATCGCCTGA
- a CDS encoding excalibur calcium-binding domain-containing protein, whose protein sequence is MSRTRASARSNSGGGRGCLILIGFIAFVLISHCGGSDGPDASGDAAGSLDPTATATATPTPTETPADESTPEDAAIGAEADANAGADYSDDLNCSDFSTQEESQAVYDQDPSDPSGLDRDNDGVACETLPHQSGASSDGSVGKNDSWSASDSTGSDELESSDDSPDSGNTSDDSSDGSSGTDPRFDTCKAANAAGFGPYQQGVDPEYDWYRDRDGDGSVCER, encoded by the coding sequence TGGAGGAGGGCGGGGCTGCCTCATTCTCATCGGCTTTATTGCCTTCGTTCTCATATCTCACTGCGGCGGGTCGGACGGGCCCGACGCGTCCGGCGATGCGGCTGGTTCCCTCGACCCGACTGCGACCGCGACCGCCACACCCACGCCGACCGAGACTCCCGCGGATGAGTCGACGCCCGAGGACGCGGCGATTGGCGCGGAGGCCGACGCGAACGCAGGTGCTGACTACTCCGACGACCTGAACTGCAGCGACTTCTCCACCCAGGAAGAGTCCCAGGCGGTCTACGACCAGGACCCCTCCGATCCCAGCGGCTTGGATAGGGACAACGATGGAGTCGCCTGCGAAACGCTGCCGCACCAATCCGGAGCGAGTTCCGACGGCTCGGTAGGGAAAAACGACTCCTGGAGCGCCAGCGACTCGACCGGCTCCGACGAGTTAGAGTCCTCCGATGACTCGCCTGACAGTGGGAATACCTCGGACGACTCCTCCGACGGCAGTTCTGGGACCGATCCCCGATTCGACACCTGCAAGGCGGCCAACGCCGCTGGCTTCGGCCCATATCAGCAGGGCGTGGATCCCGAGTACGACTGGTACCGGGACCGCGACGGTGACGGTTCGGTCTGCGAGAGGTGA
- the kdpA gene encoding potassium-transporting ATPase subunit KdpA: MSPGLTAVLLVATLVAAYAVVHRPLGDYMARVYQSDRHLKVERLVYRAMRIDPDTDQRWTGYAASVLAFSFVSVLFLYAMQRLQAWLPLSVGMKPVPPDGAFNTAISFVTNTNWQWYSGESTMSYLTQMAGLTVQNFASAAVGMAVAVALIRGLVRRSTGDLGNFWVDLVRGTLRILLPIAFVAAIILLAGGVIQNFGDPTTVHTLAGSAQHLPGGAVASQEAIKDLGTNGGGPFNANSAHPFENPTGFTNLLIIFLLTVIPFSLPATFGRMVGNLRQGYTLVAVMGLIWLGFVVACYAAEFAHPGAALQLAGGAMEGKETRFGVSSSPVFAVSTTLTSTGSVNSMHDSFTAFGGGITILSMVLGEVAPGGVGSGLYGLLVLAVMSVFVAGLMVGRTPEYLGKKIRAREMKLVALYILATPLCVLIGTGLALALNTGRSSILNPGAHGLSEVLYAFASASNNNGSAFAGLTAGTPFYDVALGLCMLFGRFVPIVFVLALAGSLARQKPVPESAGTLRTNSPLFVGLLTGVTLIVTGLTFFPALALGPLAEGLS; this comes from the coding sequence ATGTCACCGGGCCTCACCGCCGTCCTCCTCGTGGCGACGCTCGTTGCCGCGTACGCCGTCGTGCACCGCCCGCTCGGCGACTACATGGCGCGGGTCTACCAGAGCGACCGTCACCTGAAGGTCGAACGCCTCGTCTACCGCGCGATGCGGATCGACCCCGACACCGACCAGCGGTGGACGGGGTACGCCGCGAGCGTGCTGGCGTTCTCCTTCGTCTCCGTGCTTTTCCTGTACGCGATGCAGCGGCTGCAGGCCTGGCTTCCGCTGTCGGTGGGCATGAAGCCGGTGCCGCCGGACGGCGCGTTCAACACCGCGATCTCGTTCGTCACCAACACCAACTGGCAGTGGTACTCCGGTGAGTCCACGATGAGCTACCTCACCCAGATGGCCGGCCTCACCGTGCAGAACTTCGCATCCGCGGCCGTCGGCATGGCGGTGGCCGTCGCGCTGATTCGCGGGCTCGTCCGACGGAGTACGGGTGACCTCGGCAACTTCTGGGTCGACCTCGTCCGCGGCACCCTGCGGATCCTGCTGCCGATCGCGTTCGTCGCCGCGATCATCCTGCTGGCCGGGGGGGTGATCCAGAACTTCGGCGACCCGACGACCGTGCACACCCTCGCCGGGTCGGCCCAGCACCTGCCGGGCGGCGCGGTCGCCTCCCAGGAAGCGATCAAGGACCTCGGCACCAACGGCGGCGGGCCGTTCAACGCCAACTCCGCGCACCCGTTCGAGAACCCGACCGGCTTCACCAACCTGCTGATCATCTTCCTGCTCACGGTGATTCCGTTCTCGCTGCCGGCGACGTTCGGCCGGATGGTCGGAAACCTCAGGCAGGGTTACACGCTCGTCGCGGTGATGGGCCTGATCTGGCTCGGCTTCGTCGTCGCCTGCTATGCCGCGGAGTTCGCCCACCCGGGTGCGGCGCTGCAGCTCGCGGGCGGTGCGATGGAGGGCAAGGAGACCAGGTTCGGTGTCTCGTCCTCACCGGTGTTCGCGGTGTCGACGACCCTGACGTCGACCGGCTCGGTCAACTCCATGCACGACTCCTTCACCGCGTTCGGCGGCGGGATCACCATCCTGTCCATGGTGCTCGGCGAGGTCGCCCCCGGCGGCGTCGGTTCCGGGCTGTACGGGTTGCTGGTGCTGGCGGTCATGTCGGTGTTCGTCGCCGGACTGATGGTCGGGCGTACGCCTGAGTACCTCGGCAAGAAGATCCGCGCCCGGGAGATGAAGCTGGTCGCGCTCTACATCCTGGCCACCCCGTTGTGCGTCCTGATCGGCACCGGACTCGCGCTGGCGCTGAACACCGGCCGCTCGTCGATCCTCAACCCGGGCGCGCACGGATTGTCGGAGGTGTTGTACGCGTTCGCCTCCGCGTCGAACAACAACGGTTCGGCGTTCGCGGGACTCACCGCGGGCACACCGTTCTACGACGTCGCCCTCGGGCTGTGCATGTTGTTCGGCCGGTTCGTCCCGATCGTGTTCGTGCTGGCGCTGGCAGGCTCGCTGGCCCGGCAGAAGCCGGTGCCCGAGTCGGCCGGAACGCTGCGGACCAACTCGCCGTTGTTCGTCGGCCTGCTCACCGGCGTCACCCTGATCGTCACCGGCCTGACCTTCTTCCCCGCCCTTGCCCTCGGCCCGCTTGCGGAAGGCCTGTCATGA